One part of the Actinotignum schaalii genome encodes these proteins:
- a CDS encoding FHA domain-containing protein has translation MPSYSYPGDGLLACVPGLAVFTPALPADPAAVWETVRAGHDFPTLLTHLWSALGADFALFYADGPLLRVAAHGLIVRDVTGRAVADGSNALTWQEAATTQDTTVTVGNVGAAGAAGAVGAESAAFGGNDGAAWGAGTPGNDGAATASGPALPLERGMARAGGARISLSSVLNGRPVAAVERPVAPEPPAPPLPPAAPLPPAAPAAPVAESAPVPSYAAATEAYPVHTTEPYPSSGIPAPLPAVELRFSFGETVLLGGVSPAVKNIIMGRRPLLDAAAAGSDPAATQLLPVPSPRQEISRTHCEVLVEASGAFLRDCHSNNGTYLKHGDGPLRRIEADHAVGLEDGDLVDMGDGASFTVHYRS, from the coding sequence ATGCCGTCCTATTCTTATCCCGGTGATGGGCTGCTGGCCTGCGTGCCCGGCCTGGCGGTGTTCACGCCCGCCCTACCTGCCGATCCGGCCGCGGTGTGGGAAACGGTACGCGCGGGCCATGATTTCCCCACTCTTCTCACGCATCTGTGGTCCGCGCTGGGCGCGGATTTTGCGCTGTTCTACGCCGACGGCCCGCTGCTGCGGGTAGCCGCGCACGGCCTCATTGTTCGCGACGTCACCGGCCGCGCGGTCGCGGACGGCAGTAACGCCCTCACCTGGCAAGAAGCCGCCACCACCCAGGACACCACGGTGACCGTGGGGAACGTTGGCGCTGCGGGTGCTGCGGGTGCTGTGGGTGCGGAAAGCGCGGCATTCGGTGGGAACGACGGCGCAGCTTGGGGCGCCGGTACCCCCGGGAACGACGGCGCAGCTACCGCATCTGGCCCGGCCCTTCCTTTGGAGCGCGGTATGGCCCGCGCCGGCGGCGCTCGCATTAGCCTCAGCTCGGTTCTCAACGGCCGGCCGGTGGCTGCGGTTGAGCGCCCGGTGGCTCCGGAACCTCCGGCACCGCCCCTTCCGCCAGCGGCACCGCTACCGCCGGCTGCTCCAGCGGCACCGGTGGCGGAGAGCGCCCCGGTACCCAGCTACGCCGCGGCCACCGAAGCCTACCCGGTGCATACCACCGAGCCCTATCCTTCCTCCGGTATTCCCGCCCCGCTCCCGGCGGTCGAATTACGTTTCTCGTTCGGGGAGACGGTGCTGCTGGGCGGGGTGAGCCCGGCTGTCAAAAATATTATTATGGGTCGCCGCCCGCTCCTCGATGCCGCGGCCGCGGGCTCCGATCCGGCAGCTACCCAACTCCTCCCGGTTCCCTCCCCGCGCCAGGAAATCTCCCGCACCCACTGCGAGGTTCTGGTAGAGGCCAGCGGCGCATTCTTGCGGGATTGCCATTCCAATAACGGCACCTACCTCAAGCACGGGGACGGCCCGCTGCGCCGCATCGAAGCTGATCATGCGGTCGGCCTGGAAGATGGGGACCTGGTAGATATGGGTGACGGCGCCAGCTTCACGGTGCATTACCGCAGCTAG
- the tgt gene encoding tRNA guanosine(34) transglycosylase Tgt: MDARVGDLTGRPLGRTGVIHTPHGDIATPAFIPVGTKATVKTLTPEQVRGIGAQAVLANAYHLYLQPGPEILDAAGGLSAFMNWNGPTYTDSGGFQVLSLGSGFKKVLSNEYAGKNAGRADTELARDKERLANVDDDGVWFRSHLNGSRHRFTPEVSMGIQHQLGADIMFAFDELTTLLNSRAYQEKSLERTRRWAERCLAEHRRLTIERAGKPYQQLFGVIQGAQYEDLRRKAARDLGAMCVDGQEFDGFGIGGALEKEKLGTICAWVSEELPETKARHLLGISEPDDFFAAIEAGADTFDCVNPSRVARNAAIYSPDGRFNVTRAQFRTDFGPLVPDCECYTCQNYSRAYLNHLFKAKEALAATLATIHNEYFTVHLVDTIRAAIESGDYAACKEETLGRFYRGQWGRA, from the coding sequence CTGGACGCGCGCGTGGGGGACCTTACCGGGCGGCCGCTGGGACGCACCGGCGTGATTCATACCCCGCACGGCGATATCGCGACCCCGGCGTTCATTCCCGTCGGAACGAAAGCGACCGTCAAAACGCTCACGCCCGAGCAGGTGCGCGGTATCGGCGCGCAGGCCGTGCTCGCGAACGCCTACCACCTCTACCTGCAACCCGGCCCGGAGATCCTGGATGCCGCCGGCGGCCTATCCGCCTTCATGAACTGGAACGGCCCCACCTACACGGATTCGGGCGGGTTCCAGGTGCTCTCGCTTGGTTCCGGCTTCAAAAAGGTGCTCAGCAACGAGTACGCCGGGAAAAACGCCGGGCGCGCGGATACCGAACTCGCGCGCGATAAAGAGCGCCTCGCGAATGTGGACGACGACGGCGTATGGTTCCGTTCCCACCTCAACGGCTCGCGCCACCGGTTCACCCCGGAGGTGTCCATGGGGATTCAGCACCAGCTCGGCGCCGATATTATGTTCGCTTTCGACGAGCTCACCACCCTCCTCAACTCCCGGGCCTACCAGGAGAAAAGCCTGGAACGCACCCGCCGCTGGGCCGAGCGCTGCCTGGCCGAACACCGCCGCCTCACTATCGAGCGCGCCGGCAAGCCCTACCAGCAGCTCTTCGGCGTGATCCAGGGCGCGCAATACGAGGATCTGCGCCGGAAAGCCGCGCGTGACCTCGGCGCCATGTGCGTGGACGGGCAGGAATTCGACGGTTTCGGGATCGGCGGGGCGCTGGAAAAGGAGAAGCTCGGAACTATCTGCGCCTGGGTGAGCGAGGAGCTGCCCGAAACAAAAGCCCGCCACCTCCTCGGGATTTCCGAGCCGGATGATTTCTTTGCCGCTATCGAAGCTGGCGCGGATACTTTCGATTGCGTCAATCCCTCCCGGGTGGCGCGCAATGCCGCGATTTACTCCCCGGACGGGCGTTTCAACGTGACCCGCGCCCAGTTCCGCACCGATTTCGGGCCGCTGGTGCCCGATTGTGAGTGCTACACCTGCCAGAACTATTCGCGCGCCTACCTCAATCACCTTTTCAAAGCGAAGGAGGCGCTGGCGGCTACGCTCGCCACCATCCACAACGAGTACTTCACCGTGCACCTCGTGGACACCATCCGCGCGGCCATCGAATCCGGCGATTACGCGGCCTGCAAAGAAGAAACGCTCGGGCGCTTCTACCGCGGGCAGTGGGGGCGGGCGTAA
- a CDS encoding queuosine precursor transporter has product MSSQSTAPHGASTHPESHPTTPAPALADGLVTPNNVTPGTDATPNATGSSTTPNVTGTAARFADVARSHLFVYVAVFFVSFLLISNIGATKLITLNIGGLDLYFDGGAMLFPLTYIIGDLLSEVYGFKVASRTIILAFGVQILASCCFWLVQIAPPAPDYANQEAFEAVLGVVPRFVAASVFGFLFGQLSNSYVLVWIKRRFGERALWVRLISSTIVGELLDTIIFCFVAWGADIAAGNVEFWSIVNLSLVGWLYKVGIEVVFLPLTYAVVGVVKRHEGLR; this is encoded by the coding sequence ATGAGCTCGCAGTCCACCGCGCCGCACGGCGCCAGCACGCACCCGGAATCACACCCCACCACTCCTGCCCCCGCGCTCGCGGACGGCCTGGTCACCCCGAATAACGTCACCCCGGGCACCGACGCCACCCCGAACGCCACCGGCTCCTCCACCACCCCGAACGTCACCGGCACCGCCGCCCGCTTCGCCGATGTCGCCCGCTCCCACCTCTTCGTGTACGTGGCGGTTTTCTTCGTCTCCTTCCTCCTCATTTCCAATATCGGCGCCACGAAGCTCATCACCCTGAATATTGGTGGTCTTGATCTTTATTTCGACGGCGGCGCGATGCTCTTCCCGCTCACCTACATCATCGGTGACCTTCTTTCTGAGGTCTACGGTTTCAAAGTCGCCTCCCGCACGATCATCCTCGCTTTCGGGGTGCAAATCCTCGCCTCCTGCTGTTTCTGGCTTGTGCAGATCGCCCCGCCTGCCCCGGATTACGCCAACCAGGAAGCTTTCGAAGCGGTGCTCGGCGTGGTGCCGCGCTTCGTGGCGGCCTCCGTTTTCGGATTCCTCTTCGGCCAGCTCTCCAACTCCTACGTGCTGGTGTGGATTAAGCGTCGCTTCGGGGAACGCGCCCTGTGGGTGCGCCTCATTTCCTCCACCATCGTGGGCGAATTGCTGGATACCATTATTTTCTGCTTCGTGGCCTGGGGCGCGGATATCGCGGCCGGCAATGTGGAATTCTGGTCCATCGTCAATCTCTCCCTGGTGGGCTGGCTCTATAAAGTCGGCATCGAAGTGGTATTCCTCCCGCTGACCTACGCCGTGGTTGGTGTGGTGAAACGCCACGAAGGCTTACGATAG
- a CDS encoding RelA/SpoT domain-containing protein, which produces MDPVTRSAAKKASKLLGSEDEKEAAAARATIQQWRKQHLEPTWGVFDSARMVCRSLSGALATFRLKRMESIESKILRPGKNYDAGAMDDIGGCRIILPGMSELDAARELITDAISVRKVKDYVYVDAPPSGYRSIHLLAQNEGREKGLSYRVEVQLRTELQHAWATAIEAASNVYGENYKDPAPRAMSEIGVKRLEFFRLVSAGFALSEGVLLDHAVPQSIEEIREKLHDSSVSKSIVDDLELVTDDVVQLTEGHEDPGLYLLIFERERQEVAVRHFDNEDPRKALAAYNELEEENSRKGAATAGLSDGVLVYSDNPERLPLAYPNYSSNVNVFLKRYREIFQLEDE; this is translated from the coding sequence ATGGATCCGGTGACACGTAGCGCTGCAAAAAAGGCGTCTAAACTCCTCGGTTCGGAGGATGAGAAAGAGGCCGCAGCGGCGCGGGCGACTATCCAGCAATGGCGAAAGCAGCATCTCGAGCCAACGTGGGGAGTATTTGATTCAGCGCGGATGGTGTGTCGATCTTTGAGCGGTGCCCTCGCAACATTCCGTCTCAAACGAATGGAGTCTATCGAGAGCAAGATTCTGCGGCCGGGTAAAAACTACGACGCCGGGGCGATGGATGATATCGGTGGATGCCGGATCATTCTTCCGGGGATGAGTGAGCTTGACGCAGCGCGAGAGCTTATAACCGATGCGATATCGGTCCGAAAGGTAAAAGACTACGTTTACGTTGACGCACCTCCGAGCGGATACCGCTCTATCCACCTACTTGCCCAGAACGAAGGCAGAGAAAAGGGCCTGAGCTACCGCGTTGAAGTTCAGCTCCGCACAGAGCTTCAGCACGCCTGGGCGACCGCCATTGAGGCGGCAAGCAACGTATACGGCGAGAATTATAAAGACCCCGCGCCGAGAGCCATGTCGGAAATCGGCGTGAAGCGATTGGAGTTTTTCCGGCTGGTCTCCGCCGGTTTTGCACTGAGCGAAGGCGTTTTGCTCGATCACGCTGTTCCTCAAAGTATTGAGGAAATTCGGGAAAAGCTCCACGATTCTAGCGTTAGTAAGAGCATCGTGGATGATCTTGAACTCGTGACCGATGATGTTGTTCAGTTAACAGAAGGGCACGAGGATCCCGGTTTATATCTCCTGATATTTGAGCGTGAGAGACAGGAAGTTGCTGTTCGACATTTTGATAATGAGGATCCGCGCAAGGCACTGGCGGCATATAACGAGCTTGAGGAGGAAAACAGCAGGAAGGGAGCTGCAACAGCAGGTCTCTCCGATGGTGTTCTGGTGTATTCAGATAATCCGGAACGCCTCCCACTCGCATACCCGAATTATTCCAGCAATGTGAATGTATTCCTGAAAAGATATCGGGAAATCTTCCAGTTGGAAGATGAATAA
- a CDS encoding Panacea domain-containing protein, with the protein MASITHVAGYILQRCGDMTTMKMQKLAFYSQAHCLATRGYPLFPEDFQAWRGGPVSPALFNQHRGKFIIRKGELDSTITADEAQVVNEVVDRLAQLSGNQLSARTHSEDPWKNMREGLSPIEFGDRLISKESLQSYYTQHPVLG; encoded by the coding sequence ATGGCATCTATTACACATGTGGCCGGATATATTTTGCAGCGCTGCGGGGATATGACCACCATGAAAATGCAGAAGCTCGCTTTTTACAGTCAAGCTCACTGCCTCGCCACGCGCGGGTATCCTCTTTTCCCGGAGGATTTCCAGGCGTGGCGAGGTGGTCCGGTTAGCCCCGCGCTCTTCAACCAGCACCGCGGAAAGTTCATTATCCGCAAGGGCGAACTTGATAGCACAATCACGGCCGATGAAGCGCAGGTCGTGAACGAGGTAGTAGACCGCCTCGCTCAGCTCAGCGGCAATCAGCTTTCGGCTCGCACCCACAGCGAGGATCCGTGGAAGAATATGCGGGAAGGGCTTTCACCCATAGAATTTGGAGATCGCCTCATTTCCAAGGAGTCGTTGCAAAGCTACTACACTCAGCACCCGGTCCTCGGGTAA
- a CDS encoding ATP-binding protein: MAYIRRAVDTTLQQDLAIMGGVVIEGARGCGKTETGIFHAKSEFRVDQASNQRLAELNPQGVLEGDVPRLVDEWQLAPILWNEIRHEIDVRRAPGQFILSGSATPADSITRHTGAGRLSRVRMRPMALGEAYPREDRITLNELRTTTNVRHVPGALSYPELATEAVRGGWPFLVSSRNPAFIRFVQNYVDNIAHADLAQVDARFDPERVRRLLRSLARNIASETAATTLSQDISADGGELSPQSVRSYLDALTRIFIVEELPPWSGSLRSKTRLRKQAKLHFCDPSLALAALQTNPEELANDPEYFGQIFESMAVRDIRTYAEQIGSTCFGYRDESGLEVDILLEFSDGHWAGLEVKLGESDRAVSAGERNLLRLRDARMVKAPDFLAVVTGGRTAFTLPSGVHVLPLSTMGPLVQ; the protein is encoded by the coding sequence ATGGCTTATATTCGGCGCGCGGTTGATACAACGCTGCAACAAGACCTGGCAATCATGGGTGGCGTGGTGATTGAAGGCGCGCGCGGCTGCGGCAAAACGGAAACGGGTATATTCCACGCTAAATCAGAATTCCGCGTGGACCAGGCATCCAACCAGCGCCTCGCGGAACTCAATCCCCAGGGAGTTCTGGAAGGCGATGTTCCCCGGCTCGTTGACGAATGGCAGCTCGCCCCGATTCTCTGGAACGAGATCCGCCACGAAATCGACGTGCGGCGCGCCCCGGGGCAGTTCATTTTATCGGGCTCGGCCACCCCGGCCGATTCAATCACCCGCCACACCGGAGCCGGGCGGCTTTCCCGGGTGCGCATGCGCCCCATGGCCCTGGGCGAAGCATATCCGCGGGAAGACCGCATCACCCTGAACGAGCTACGTACCACCACAAACGTGCGCCACGTACCCGGGGCTCTCAGTTACCCCGAACTCGCGACCGAAGCGGTGCGGGGCGGCTGGCCCTTCCTTGTCTCCTCGCGCAATCCGGCCTTTATTCGATTCGTCCAGAACTACGTGGACAATATCGCGCATGCGGATCTCGCGCAGGTAGACGCCCGCTTCGACCCGGAACGGGTGCGGCGCCTGCTGCGTTCCCTCGCCCGCAATATCGCGAGCGAAACCGCGGCAACCACCCTCTCTCAAGATATTTCCGCGGACGGCGGCGAACTCTCCCCGCAAAGCGTACGAAGCTACCTTGATGCGCTCACCCGGATTTTCATCGTTGAGGAACTCCCGCCCTGGAGCGGGTCTTTGCGCTCAAAAACCCGACTCCGAAAACAGGCGAAACTGCATTTCTGCGATCCATCCCTGGCGCTCGCGGCCTTGCAAACAAATCCGGAAGAGCTCGCGAATGACCCCGAATATTTCGGCCAGATCTTTGAATCGATGGCGGTGCGTGACATTCGCACCTACGCGGAGCAGATCGGCTCCACCTGTTTCGGTTATCGCGATGAGAGCGGCCTGGAAGTAGACATTCTGCTGGAGTTCAGCGATGGACACTGGGCCGGCCTCGAAGTGAAACTCGGCGAATCGGATCGCGCCGTGAGCGCGGGGGAGCGCAATCTACTCCGGCTGCGCGATGCCCGTATGGTGAAAGCCCCCGATTTCCTCGCGGTGGTGACCGGCGGCCGCACCGCATTCACGTTGCCAAGCGGTGTTCACGTTCTTCCCCTGAGCACCATGGGACCTCTAGTGCAGTGA
- a CDS encoding TM2 domain-containing protein codes for MSAFEPYPQRGQQQNQQYPLPGQPYQGPGQPYPTAPEAYPTAPPAYYYQEPQFRRVNKIVYVLLAFFLGGFGVHRFLRLSRATF; via the coding sequence ATGAGCGCTTTTGAACCGTACCCGCAACGGGGGCAGCAACAGAACCAGCAGTATCCACTTCCGGGACAGCCGTATCAAGGGCCGGGACAGCCGTACCCCACCGCTCCGGAGGCGTATCCCACAGCCCCGCCCGCGTATTACTACCAAGAGCCGCAATTCCGCAGGGTCAACAAGATCGTTTACGTACTCCTTGCTTTCTTCCTTGGTGGATTCGGCGTGCATCGCTTCCTGCGCCTGAGTCGTGCAACTTTTTGA
- a CDS encoding TM2 domain-containing protein — MVYVLLAFFLGGFGVHRFLRGQVGIGICMILFNWLTIGIWALVEFIIGCVKLSKYPGDDFIFTQSGDWIY, encoded by the coding sequence ATCGTTTACGTACTCCTTGCTTTCTTCCTTGGTGGATTCGGCGTGCATCGCTTCCTGCGCGGCCAGGTAGGTATCGGAATCTGCATGATTCTGTTTAACTGGCTCACTATCGGAATTTGGGCGCTGGTGGAGTTCATTATCGGCTGCGTCAAACTCAGCAAGTACCCCGGCGACGATTTCATCTTCACCCAGAGCGGGGATTGGATTTACTAA
- a CDS encoding DUF4261 domain-containing protein translates to MAQVPVSAIHPVAPDHLGAVALFSAPIDVRAALERVEVDGQALDVHLDELPGGQVFNFLASGVTVLLTPVSGPAALEGATPPHAFHIMMTFFSDMARAGEDMPDPVSDEFAARRRTSMHTLHRVYTAVIHSLMGEEAAVGVARPELGIIYPADVVTGYRIDAADPFLLWIYVPMRAGEVVSGRTVGLPLFGHLDLEVKDSHRPREAVYELLANTAGYIISDGATLMPGQTLGTAADESIAIAQGRDGDTPTLRLVY, encoded by the coding sequence ATGGCTCAAGTTCCGGTGTCCGCTATTCATCCCGTTGCCCCTGACCACCTGGGCGCCGTCGCCCTTTTTAGTGCGCCGATTGACGTGCGCGCGGCGCTGGAACGCGTGGAAGTGGACGGCCAGGCCCTCGATGTCCACCTGGATGAGCTCCCCGGCGGGCAGGTGTTCAATTTTCTGGCTAGCGGCGTGACGGTGTTGCTCACGCCCGTCTCGGGGCCGGCCGCGCTGGAGGGCGCCACCCCGCCGCACGCTTTCCACATTATGATGACGTTTTTCTCCGATATGGCGCGCGCCGGGGAGGACATGCCCGACCCGGTGAGCGACGAGTTCGCGGCGCGTCGTCGTACCTCCATGCACACGCTGCACCGCGTGTACACGGCCGTGATCCACTCGCTCATGGGCGAGGAAGCCGCGGTGGGCGTGGCGCGCCCCGAGCTGGGCATCATCTACCCCGCCGATGTGGTGACCGGTTATCGGATCGACGCCGCAGACCCGTTCCTCCTGTGGATTTACGTTCCGATGCGCGCCGGCGAGGTAGTGTCCGGGCGCACCGTGGGCCTGCCGCTGTTCGGGCACCTCGACCTCGAGGTGAAGGACAGTCACCGCCCGCGCGAAGCCGTGTACGAACTGCTCGCGAACACCGCCGGATATATTATTTCCGACGGCGCAACCCTCATGCCAGGGCAAACTCTGGGCACCGCCGCTGATGAGTCCATTGCCATCGCCCAGGGCCGCGACGGCGACACCCCCACGCTGCGGTTGGTGTACTAA
- a CDS encoding excisionase family DNA-binding protein, whose protein sequence is MTTVSHDDKIAQIDPEIMDRIRRLLAKSRRVGLTFDGVTIEIPPLLRAQISMAVQEEPDGDREISTQEAADLLNITRPTVVKLCEEGTIPFRKITTHRRLWLSDVLNYREKQRHQTREALDALMADSYAMGDYDEDPEVIAQAIRDMGAE, encoded by the coding sequence GTGACCACTGTTTCACATGATGACAAAATCGCGCAGATTGATCCGGAGATCATGGATCGAATCCGCCGGCTTCTCGCTAAGTCACGCAGGGTTGGATTGACCTTTGACGGCGTCACTATCGAAATTCCGCCGCTGCTGCGCGCGCAGATTTCGATGGCTGTGCAGGAGGAACCGGATGGAGATAGGGAAATCTCCACTCAGGAAGCTGCCGATCTGTTGAATATAACTCGCCCAACCGTAGTGAAGCTATGCGAAGAAGGCACAATACCGTTCCGAAAAATCACCACCCATCGCCGGCTTTGGCTCTCCGATGTTCTGAACTATCGCGAAAAGCAGCGGCATCAAACTCGCGAAGCTCTCGATGCTCTCATGGCAGATTCCTATGCCATGGGCGATTACGACGAAGACCCCGAAGTTATCGCCCAGGCAATTCGCGATATGGGCGCCGAGTAG
- a CDS encoding XRE family transcriptional regulator, translating to MNQQNLSDLLGMSQPFISKVLRKEKPLSEEIAVRAAQSFHVPLSFFAVDDLKFVNATATFRKSSTATVTAERKVNQLAREVNRAWDVVSRESGYLDFPSTDLLAAGLGVEKVAEQTRKVLGLSATEPIRNVTHILGLLGVAVVYPLLDGAEDAGHLAISLPSRENTRPAISIVHRTEGARQRLTLAHELGHLLFDQGLTQPIPSTRAPQERRAYDFAGALLLPESVARARINETTPLRSLLDIRREYGISVAAAAVRAHRLGIITQHRFRSLQIQLANAGWRKREPVIVPPEKPSLFRQAAERVFGKKALAFKMSEALGLKPEWINSWLHLDSAADSAADIATADNFGDGGESQVIQLRLR from the coding sequence GTGAATCAGCAGAACCTCAGTGACCTCCTGGGCATGAGCCAACCCTTTATCTCCAAGGTGCTACGGAAAGAAAAGCCACTCTCCGAGGAAATTGCGGTGCGGGCAGCGCAGAGCTTCCACGTGCCGCTGTCTTTCTTCGCGGTGGACGATTTAAAGTTCGTTAACGCAACCGCGACTTTCCGTAAATCTAGTACCGCCACAGTAACCGCTGAGCGCAAGGTCAATCAGCTCGCGCGAGAAGTAAACCGCGCTTGGGATGTAGTTTCACGAGAATCTGGGTACCTCGATTTTCCCAGTACTGATTTGCTTGCTGCGGGCTTGGGTGTGGAAAAGGTCGCTGAACAGACTCGTAAGGTTCTTGGGCTCAGTGCCACGGAGCCGATTCGAAATGTCACCCATATCCTCGGGCTTCTGGGGGTTGCTGTTGTGTACCCGCTTCTTGATGGCGCGGAAGACGCTGGGCACCTCGCGATTTCCTTGCCTAGCAGGGAAAATACTCGCCCTGCGATCAGTATTGTGCACCGTACAGAAGGTGCGCGCCAGCGCCTTACGCTCGCTCACGAACTGGGGCACCTTCTATTCGATCAGGGCCTTACTCAGCCGATCCCTTCCACTCGCGCTCCGCAAGAACGCCGTGCCTACGATTTTGCGGGGGCGCTATTGCTTCCGGAATCCGTGGCCCGGGCACGTATTAATGAAACGACGCCGCTACGTAGCTTGCTAGATATCAGGCGAGAATACGGAATCAGTGTAGCAGCCGCTGCCGTGCGTGCCCATCGCCTTGGGATCATTACGCAGCACCGTTTCCGGAGTCTGCAGATTCAGCTGGCTAACGCCGGCTGGCGTAAGCGCGAGCCGGTGATTGTCCCTCCGGAAAAGCCTTCCTTGTTCAGGCAAGCGGCGGAGCGAGTATTCGGCAAGAAAGCCCTGGCTTTTAAGATGTCCGAAGCTTTGGGGCTCAAACCGGAATGGATTAACTCCTGGCTGCATCTCGATTCCGCTGCGGATTCTGCCGCAGATATCGCTACTGCGGACAACTTCGGTGACGGTGGTGAATCGCAGGTTATCCAGCTGCGCCTGAGATAA